Part of the Bacteroidia bacterium genome is shown below.
AAGAGGTGATGTTAACTCACAACTCTGAGGTGATGATTGCAACAAAAGATGGCATTTACACTGCTCCATACACCAATGAGAATAACAGTGGTAGAACTGGGCGCGGTGATACCACTTTTGCAGCTTATATGGCTTGGCGTAAAGAGCACGATATTCAAAGCTCAGTTAATTTTTGTGCTGC
Proteins encoded:
- a CDS encoding carbohydrate kinase, producing EVMLTHNSEVMIATKDGIYTAPYTNENNSGRTGRGDTTFAAYMAWRKEHDIQSSVNFCAALCSIKMESPGPFTGKLEEVLKRVEKDSK